The following proteins are co-located in the Paralichthys olivaceus isolate ysfri-2021 chromosome 10, ASM2471397v2, whole genome shotgun sequence genome:
- the pkp4 gene encoding plakophilin-4 isoform X5 gives MPAPEQSPVTEEGLLLTIHDSSTGRNMEADNTANNILASVKEQELQFERLTRELEVERQIVANQLERCRLGAESPGDGSSSSSEKSLPWRTAGSAVNSRSSTQINSYSDSGYQDASSGYFSSQNLGKAELRMQHSFPGAGTSTLMRNARAEGQASSQVPAVATAVPGRAMRRVSSVPSRSHSPAYASSMSPSRGSLRTSPGSAYGSPIVTEPKPLSSIFSTTLPSAQRVSTTTACGGSSSPYSTQKNSPAALRRVGSTNSRSGSASHNTSPYQASAGSSSGRMGSPLTMMDNINPPLTKQPSHSSSPIRATMTAVPQHYSSTLPRSMLHSTDPYGPQSYDIYERMTRPDSLTDALVDDAVQGIRSSYASQHSQLGQDLRSAMSPERHIAPIYEDRTFQGPLYRSPSHTQQGTLYRSTSGVGSLQRTSSQRSAMTYQRNNYALNTAATYADPYRSAQYRPSDPNYARQAVVMDDGATRSPSIDSIQKDPREFAWRDPELTEVIHMLQHHFPSVQANAAAYLQHLCFGDNRIKAEVCRIGGIKHLVDLLEHKVLEVQKNSCGALRNLVYGKAMDDNKIAVRNAGGIPALLRLLRKTVDAEVRELVTGVLWNLSSCDAVKMTIIRDALTTLTNTVIIPHSGWSSSTFDDDHKLKFHSSLVLRNTTGCLRNLSSAGEEARKQMRICEGLVDSLLYVIKACVNTSDFDSKIVENCICTLRNLSYRLELEMPPSRLIGGQELDGLLGNESPCKEMDSSCWGRKKKKKKKSLQEDSWDGVGPIPGFSKSPKGAEMLWHPAVVKPYLTLLAESSNPATLEGAAGSLQNLSAGNWKFAAYIRAAVRKEKGLPILVELLRMDNDRVVCSVATALRNMALDVRNKELIGKYAMRDLVNRLPGGNTTLLSDETVAAICCTLHEVTSKNMENAKALADTGGIEKLVNITKGRGDRYSMKVVKAAAQVLNTLWQYRDLRIIYKKDGWNQNHFLTPVSTLERDRFKSQPTLPTSTIQMSPVNHPAASATSSPAMLGIKEHRDTIKDYQRAQSTMQFYNFQGDNSIHKNQYTGSVKPSSYYYTSPTREEPRRTQPMYFPEEPGRRNYDTYRMYLQHPHGYDEPYLEEVITYPPAVDYSTQPHGLKSTTNYVDFYASTRRPSYRAEQYPGSPDSWV, from the exons GAGCTCCAGTTTGAGCGGCTAACCAGGGAGCTGGAAGTGGAGAGGCAGATTGTGGCCAATCAGCTGGAAAGATGCAGACTTGGGGCCGAGTCGCCAGGCGATGGTAGCAGCAG CTCGTCTGAGAAGTCCCTGCCTTGGAGAACTGCAG ggtccGCAGTGAATTCACGTAGCTCGACTCAGATTAACTCCTACTCGGACAGTGGCTACCAGGATGCCAGCAGCGGCTATTTCAGCAGCCAGAACCTGGGCAAGGCAGAGCTGAGGATGCAGCACTCCTTCCCTGGCGCTGGCACCAGCACCCTGATGAGGAATGCCAGGGCTGAGGGCCAGGCTTCATCCCAG GTTCCAGCGGTCGCAACAGCAGTGCCTGGCCGTGCTATGCGGAGGGTAAGCTCAGTGCCTTCTCGCTCTCACTCGCCAGCCTACGCCAGCAGTATGTCTCCCTCCCGGGGCTCCCTGCGTACCTCACCTGGCAGTGCCTATGGCTCACCCATTGTAACTGAACCCAAACCCCTCTCCAGCATCTTCTCCACAACATTGCCCTCCGCCCAGCGGGTCAGTACCACTACAGCCTGCGGTGGAAGCAGCTCACCCTACTCAACCCAGAAAAACTCCCCCGCTGCACTGCGACGCGTGGGCTCCACGAACTCACGGTCGGGCAGCGCTAGCCACAACACCTCGCCCTATCAGGCGTCCGCAGGTTCCTCGTCAGGCCGCATGGGCTCGCCTCTCACGATGATGGACAACATTAACCCCCCGCTAACTAAGCAGCCCAGCCACTCGTCATCTCCAATCAGGGCTACTATGACCGCTGTGCCCCAGCACTACAGCTCCACCCTTCCCCGCTCCATGCTCCACAGCACTGACCCCTATGGACCCCAGAGTTACGACATTTACGAGAGGATGACGCGACCTGACAGCCtcacag ATGCCCTGGTTGATGATGCTGTTCAag GAATACGGAGCTCATACGCCAGTCAACACAGCCAGCTGGGTCAGGACTTAAGGTCAGCCATGTCCCCAGAACGTCACATTGCACCAATCTATGAGGATCGGACTTTCCAGGGCCCGTTGTACCGTAGCCCCAGCCACACCCAGCAGGGCACCCTCTACAGGAGCACCTCAG GGGTGGGGAGTCTCCAGCGGACATCCAGCCAGCGCAGTGCCATGACCTACCAAAGAAACAACTATGCTCTTAACACAGCAGCCACCTATGCTGATCCGTATCGCTCGGCACAGTACCGGCCCTCCGATCCAAACTACGCTCGCCAGGCTGTTGTGATGGACGATGGTGCCACACGCTCACCCTCCATAGACAGCATTCAGAAGGACCCCAG AGAGTTTGCGTGGCGCGACCCTGAGCTGACGGAGGTGATTCACATGCTTCAGCATCACTTCCCATCTGTGCAGGCCAACGCAGCTGCCTATCTGCAGCACCTGTGCTTTGGCGATAATCGAATCAAGGCTGAG GTATGTCGGATTGGAGGAATCAAACACTTGGTGGACCTGCTAGAGCACAAGGTCCTTGAGGTTCAGAAAAACTCGTGCGGAGCCCTGAGGAACCTGGTCTACGGCAAAGCGATGGACGACAATAAGATCGCTGTGAGGAACGCTGGAGGCATCCCAGCTCTGCTCCGCCTGCTCAGAAAGACGGTAGATGCAGAAGTGCGGGAGCTCGTCACAG GGGTGCTGTGGAACCTGTCGTCGTGTGACGCGGTGAAGATGACAATCATCCGGGACGCCTTAACCACCCTGACCAACACTGTGATCATCCCTCACTCCGGGTGGAGCAGCTCCACCTTCGACGACGACCACAAGCTGAAGTTCCACTCGTCACTGGTGCTGAGGAACACCACAGGCTGTCTGAG gaACCTGAGTTCAGCCGGCGAGGAGGCCAGAAAACAGATGCGTATTTGTGAGGGTCTGGTTGACTCACTGCTCTACGTCATCAAAGCCTGTGTAAACACCTCTGACTTCGACAGCAAG ATTGTGGAGAACTGTATTTGCACTCTAAGGAACTTGTCGTATCGTCTGGAGCTGGAGATGCCGCCGTCCCGGCTGATCGGGGGGCAGGAGCTGGATGGCTTACTGGGCAACGAGTCGCCCTGTAAAGAGATGGACTCCAGCTGCTGgggcaggaagaagaagaagaagaaaaagagcttGCAGGAAGACTCG TGGGACGGTGTGGGACCCATCCCTGGCTTCTCCAAGTCTCCCAAGGGAGCAGAGATGTTGTGGCACCCTGCGGTGGTTAAACCATACTTAACACTACTGGCTGAAAGCTCGAATCCTGCCACTCTGGAGGGTGCTGCTGGGTCTCTTCAGAACTTGTCAGCCGGCAACTGGAAG tTTGCAGCATACATTCGTGCAGCTGTGCGTAAGGAGAAAGGACTGCCCATCCTAGTGGAACTGCTGCGGATGGATAACGACAGGGTGGTGTGTTCGGTTGCCACCGCACTGAGAAACATGGCACTGGATGTCAGGAACAAGGAACTCATAG gGAAGTATGCGATGAGGGACCTGGTCAACCGTCTCCCCGGGGGAAACACCACCCTGCTGTCAGATGAGACCGTGGCGGCCATCTGTTGCACCCTGCACGAGGTGACCAGCAAAAACATGGAGAACGCCAAGGCCCTGGCCGACACGGGCGGCATCGAGAAGCTGGTCAACATCACCAAGGGCAGAGGAGACAG GTACTCTATGAAGGTGGTGAAGGCAGCTGCTCAGGTGCTGAACACACTGTGGCAGTATCGGGATCTACGTATCATCTATAAAAAA GATGGATGGAACCAAAACCATTTCCTCACCCCTGTGTCAACACTTGAAAGGGACAGGTTCAAGTCCCAGCCCACCCTCCCCACCAGCACCATTCAGATGTCCCCAGTCAACCACCCTG cTGCCAGTGCCACGTCGTCTCCTGCCATGCTGGGCATCAAAGAGCATAGAGACACTATCAAAGATTACCAGAGAGCACAGTCAACTATGCAATTTTATAATTTCCAAGGGGACAACAGTATTCATAAAAATCAGTATACAG GGTCTGTTAAGCCTTCTTCATATTACTACACATCGCCCACGAGAGAGGAGCCCAGGAGAACACAG CCTATGTATTTTCCAGAAGAGCCAGGCAGGAGGAATTACGACACGTACAGAATGTACCTGCAGCATCCCCATGGCTACGACGAGCCGTACCTGGAGGAGGTCATCACCTACCCGCCCGCCGTCGACTACAGCACGCAGCCTCACGgactgaaatccaccaccaatTACGTGGACTTTTACGCTAGCACACGGCGGCCTTCGTACAGGGCAGAGCAGTACCCCGGCTCGCCCGACTCCTGGGTATAG
- the pkp4 gene encoding plakophilin-4 isoform X1 has translation MPAPEQSPVTEEGLLLTIHDSSTGRNMEADNTANNILASVKEQELQFERLTRELEVERQIVANQLERCRLGAESPGDGSSSSSEKSLPWRTADASASGDAKSRVTDSSQSPSYRIRTESEQVSLYSPEQSSLHESEGSAVNSRSSTQINSYSDSGYQDASSGYFSSQNLGKAELRMQHSFPGAGTSTLMRNARAEGQASSQVPAVATAVPGRAMRRVSSVPSRSHSPAYASSMSPSRGSLRTSPGSAYGSPIVTEPKPLSSIFSTTLPSAQRVSTTTACGGSSSPYSTQKNSPAALRRVGSTNSRSGSASHNTSPYQASAGSSSGRMGSPLTMMDNINPPLTKQPSHSSSPIRATMTAVPQHYSSTLPRSMLHSTDPYGPQSYDIYERMTRPDSLTDALVDDAVQGIRSSYASQHSQLGQDLRSAMSPERHIAPIYEDRTFQGPLYRSPSHTQQGTLYRSTSGVGSLQRTSSQRSAMTYQRNNYALNTAATYADPYRSAQYRPSDPNYARQAVVMDDGATRSPSIDSIQKDPREFAWRDPELTEVIHMLQHHFPSVQANAAAYLQHLCFGDNRIKAEVCRIGGIKHLVDLLEHKVLEVQKNSCGALRNLVYGKAMDDNKIAVRNAGGIPALLRLLRKTVDAEVRELVTGVLWNLSSCDAVKMTIIRDALTTLTNTVIIPHSGWSSSTFDDDHKLKFHSSLVLRNTTGCLRNLSSAGEEARKQMRICEGLVDSLLYVIKACVNTSDFDSKIVENCICTLRNLSYRLELEMPPSRLIGGQELDGLLGNESPCKEMDSSCWGRKKKKKKKSLQEDSWDGVGPIPGFSKSPKGAEMLWHPAVVKPYLTLLAESSNPATLEGAAGSLQNLSAGNWKFAAYIRAAVRKEKGLPILVELLRMDNDRVVCSVATALRNMALDVRNKELIGKYAMRDLVNRLPGGNTTLLSDETVAAICCTLHEVTSKNMENAKALADTGGIEKLVNITKGRGDRYSMKVVKAAAQVLNTLWQYRDLRIIYKKDGWNQNHFLTPVSTLERDRFKSQPTLPTSTIQMSPVNHPAASATSSPAMLGIKEHRDTIKDYQRAQSTMQFYNFQGDNSIHKNQYTGSVKPSSYYYTSPTREEPRRTQPMYFPEEPGRRNYDTYRMYLQHPHGYDEPYLEEVITYPPAVDYSTQPHGLKSTTNYVDFYASTRRPSYRAEQYPGSPDSWV, from the exons GAGCTCCAGTTTGAGCGGCTAACCAGGGAGCTGGAAGTGGAGAGGCAGATTGTGGCCAATCAGCTGGAAAGATGCAGACTTGGGGCCGAGTCGCCAGGCGATGGTAGCAGCAG CTCGTCTGAGAAGTCCCTGCCTTGGAGAACTGCAG ATGCCTCTGCCTCCGGGGACGCAAAGTCTCGGGTGACTGACAGTTCCCAGTCGCCCAGCTACCGCATCAGGACTGAGTCAGAGCAGGTGTCTCTGTACTCCCCGGAGCAGTCCTCTCTCCATGAAAGTGAGG ggtccGCAGTGAATTCACGTAGCTCGACTCAGATTAACTCCTACTCGGACAGTGGCTACCAGGATGCCAGCAGCGGCTATTTCAGCAGCCAGAACCTGGGCAAGGCAGAGCTGAGGATGCAGCACTCCTTCCCTGGCGCTGGCACCAGCACCCTGATGAGGAATGCCAGGGCTGAGGGCCAGGCTTCATCCCAG GTTCCAGCGGTCGCAACAGCAGTGCCTGGCCGTGCTATGCGGAGGGTAAGCTCAGTGCCTTCTCGCTCTCACTCGCCAGCCTACGCCAGCAGTATGTCTCCCTCCCGGGGCTCCCTGCGTACCTCACCTGGCAGTGCCTATGGCTCACCCATTGTAACTGAACCCAAACCCCTCTCCAGCATCTTCTCCACAACATTGCCCTCCGCCCAGCGGGTCAGTACCACTACAGCCTGCGGTGGAAGCAGCTCACCCTACTCAACCCAGAAAAACTCCCCCGCTGCACTGCGACGCGTGGGCTCCACGAACTCACGGTCGGGCAGCGCTAGCCACAACACCTCGCCCTATCAGGCGTCCGCAGGTTCCTCGTCAGGCCGCATGGGCTCGCCTCTCACGATGATGGACAACATTAACCCCCCGCTAACTAAGCAGCCCAGCCACTCGTCATCTCCAATCAGGGCTACTATGACCGCTGTGCCCCAGCACTACAGCTCCACCCTTCCCCGCTCCATGCTCCACAGCACTGACCCCTATGGACCCCAGAGTTACGACATTTACGAGAGGATGACGCGACCTGACAGCCtcacag ATGCCCTGGTTGATGATGCTGTTCAag GAATACGGAGCTCATACGCCAGTCAACACAGCCAGCTGGGTCAGGACTTAAGGTCAGCCATGTCCCCAGAACGTCACATTGCACCAATCTATGAGGATCGGACTTTCCAGGGCCCGTTGTACCGTAGCCCCAGCCACACCCAGCAGGGCACCCTCTACAGGAGCACCTCAG GGGTGGGGAGTCTCCAGCGGACATCCAGCCAGCGCAGTGCCATGACCTACCAAAGAAACAACTATGCTCTTAACACAGCAGCCACCTATGCTGATCCGTATCGCTCGGCACAGTACCGGCCCTCCGATCCAAACTACGCTCGCCAGGCTGTTGTGATGGACGATGGTGCCACACGCTCACCCTCCATAGACAGCATTCAGAAGGACCCCAG AGAGTTTGCGTGGCGCGACCCTGAGCTGACGGAGGTGATTCACATGCTTCAGCATCACTTCCCATCTGTGCAGGCCAACGCAGCTGCCTATCTGCAGCACCTGTGCTTTGGCGATAATCGAATCAAGGCTGAG GTATGTCGGATTGGAGGAATCAAACACTTGGTGGACCTGCTAGAGCACAAGGTCCTTGAGGTTCAGAAAAACTCGTGCGGAGCCCTGAGGAACCTGGTCTACGGCAAAGCGATGGACGACAATAAGATCGCTGTGAGGAACGCTGGAGGCATCCCAGCTCTGCTCCGCCTGCTCAGAAAGACGGTAGATGCAGAAGTGCGGGAGCTCGTCACAG GGGTGCTGTGGAACCTGTCGTCGTGTGACGCGGTGAAGATGACAATCATCCGGGACGCCTTAACCACCCTGACCAACACTGTGATCATCCCTCACTCCGGGTGGAGCAGCTCCACCTTCGACGACGACCACAAGCTGAAGTTCCACTCGTCACTGGTGCTGAGGAACACCACAGGCTGTCTGAG gaACCTGAGTTCAGCCGGCGAGGAGGCCAGAAAACAGATGCGTATTTGTGAGGGTCTGGTTGACTCACTGCTCTACGTCATCAAAGCCTGTGTAAACACCTCTGACTTCGACAGCAAG ATTGTGGAGAACTGTATTTGCACTCTAAGGAACTTGTCGTATCGTCTGGAGCTGGAGATGCCGCCGTCCCGGCTGATCGGGGGGCAGGAGCTGGATGGCTTACTGGGCAACGAGTCGCCCTGTAAAGAGATGGACTCCAGCTGCTGgggcaggaagaagaagaagaagaaaaagagcttGCAGGAAGACTCG TGGGACGGTGTGGGACCCATCCCTGGCTTCTCCAAGTCTCCCAAGGGAGCAGAGATGTTGTGGCACCCTGCGGTGGTTAAACCATACTTAACACTACTGGCTGAAAGCTCGAATCCTGCCACTCTGGAGGGTGCTGCTGGGTCTCTTCAGAACTTGTCAGCCGGCAACTGGAAG tTTGCAGCATACATTCGTGCAGCTGTGCGTAAGGAGAAAGGACTGCCCATCCTAGTGGAACTGCTGCGGATGGATAACGACAGGGTGGTGTGTTCGGTTGCCACCGCACTGAGAAACATGGCACTGGATGTCAGGAACAAGGAACTCATAG gGAAGTATGCGATGAGGGACCTGGTCAACCGTCTCCCCGGGGGAAACACCACCCTGCTGTCAGATGAGACCGTGGCGGCCATCTGTTGCACCCTGCACGAGGTGACCAGCAAAAACATGGAGAACGCCAAGGCCCTGGCCGACACGGGCGGCATCGAGAAGCTGGTCAACATCACCAAGGGCAGAGGAGACAG GTACTCTATGAAGGTGGTGAAGGCAGCTGCTCAGGTGCTGAACACACTGTGGCAGTATCGGGATCTACGTATCATCTATAAAAAA GATGGATGGAACCAAAACCATTTCCTCACCCCTGTGTCAACACTTGAAAGGGACAGGTTCAAGTCCCAGCCCACCCTCCCCACCAGCACCATTCAGATGTCCCCAGTCAACCACCCTG cTGCCAGTGCCACGTCGTCTCCTGCCATGCTGGGCATCAAAGAGCATAGAGACACTATCAAAGATTACCAGAGAGCACAGTCAACTATGCAATTTTATAATTTCCAAGGGGACAACAGTATTCATAAAAATCAGTATACAG GGTCTGTTAAGCCTTCTTCATATTACTACACATCGCCCACGAGAGAGGAGCCCAGGAGAACACAG CCTATGTATTTTCCAGAAGAGCCAGGCAGGAGGAATTACGACACGTACAGAATGTACCTGCAGCATCCCCATGGCTACGACGAGCCGTACCTGGAGGAGGTCATCACCTACCCGCCCGCCGTCGACTACAGCACGCAGCCTCACGgactgaaatccaccaccaatTACGTGGACTTTTACGCTAGCACACGGCGGCCTTCGTACAGGGCAGAGCAGTACCCCGGCTCGCCCGACTCCTGGGTATAG
- the pkp4 gene encoding plakophilin-4 isoform X2 has translation MPAPEQSPVTEEGLLLTIHDSSTGRNMEADNTANNILASVKEQELQFERLTRELEVERQIVANQLERCRLGAESPGDGSSSSSEKSLPWRTADASASGDAKSRVTDSSQSPSYRIRTESEQVSLYSPEQSSLHERSAVNSRSSTQINSYSDSGYQDASSGYFSSQNLGKAELRMQHSFPGAGTSTLMRNARAEGQASSQVPAVATAVPGRAMRRVSSVPSRSHSPAYASSMSPSRGSLRTSPGSAYGSPIVTEPKPLSSIFSTTLPSAQRVSTTTACGGSSSPYSTQKNSPAALRRVGSTNSRSGSASHNTSPYQASAGSSSGRMGSPLTMMDNINPPLTKQPSHSSSPIRATMTAVPQHYSSTLPRSMLHSTDPYGPQSYDIYERMTRPDSLTDALVDDAVQGIRSSYASQHSQLGQDLRSAMSPERHIAPIYEDRTFQGPLYRSPSHTQQGTLYRSTSGVGSLQRTSSQRSAMTYQRNNYALNTAATYADPYRSAQYRPSDPNYARQAVVMDDGATRSPSIDSIQKDPREFAWRDPELTEVIHMLQHHFPSVQANAAAYLQHLCFGDNRIKAEVCRIGGIKHLVDLLEHKVLEVQKNSCGALRNLVYGKAMDDNKIAVRNAGGIPALLRLLRKTVDAEVRELVTGVLWNLSSCDAVKMTIIRDALTTLTNTVIIPHSGWSSSTFDDDHKLKFHSSLVLRNTTGCLRNLSSAGEEARKQMRICEGLVDSLLYVIKACVNTSDFDSKIVENCICTLRNLSYRLELEMPPSRLIGGQELDGLLGNESPCKEMDSSCWGRKKKKKKKSLQEDSWDGVGPIPGFSKSPKGAEMLWHPAVVKPYLTLLAESSNPATLEGAAGSLQNLSAGNWKFAAYIRAAVRKEKGLPILVELLRMDNDRVVCSVATALRNMALDVRNKELIGKYAMRDLVNRLPGGNTTLLSDETVAAICCTLHEVTSKNMENAKALADTGGIEKLVNITKGRGDRYSMKVVKAAAQVLNTLWQYRDLRIIYKKDGWNQNHFLTPVSTLERDRFKSQPTLPTSTIQMSPVNHPAASATSSPAMLGIKEHRDTIKDYQRAQSTMQFYNFQGDNSIHKNQYTGSVKPSSYYYTSPTREEPRRTQPMYFPEEPGRRNYDTYRMYLQHPHGYDEPYLEEVITYPPAVDYSTQPHGLKSTTNYVDFYASTRRPSYRAEQYPGSPDSWV, from the exons GAGCTCCAGTTTGAGCGGCTAACCAGGGAGCTGGAAGTGGAGAGGCAGATTGTGGCCAATCAGCTGGAAAGATGCAGACTTGGGGCCGAGTCGCCAGGCGATGGTAGCAGCAG CTCGTCTGAGAAGTCCCTGCCTTGGAGAACTGCAG ATGCCTCTGCCTCCGGGGACGCAAAGTCTCGGGTGACTGACAGTTCCCAGTCGCCCAGCTACCGCATCAGGACTGAGTCAGAGCAGGTGTCTCTGTACTCCCCGGAGCAGTCCTCTCTCCATGAAA ggtccGCAGTGAATTCACGTAGCTCGACTCAGATTAACTCCTACTCGGACAGTGGCTACCAGGATGCCAGCAGCGGCTATTTCAGCAGCCAGAACCTGGGCAAGGCAGAGCTGAGGATGCAGCACTCCTTCCCTGGCGCTGGCACCAGCACCCTGATGAGGAATGCCAGGGCTGAGGGCCAGGCTTCATCCCAG GTTCCAGCGGTCGCAACAGCAGTGCCTGGCCGTGCTATGCGGAGGGTAAGCTCAGTGCCTTCTCGCTCTCACTCGCCAGCCTACGCCAGCAGTATGTCTCCCTCCCGGGGCTCCCTGCGTACCTCACCTGGCAGTGCCTATGGCTCACCCATTGTAACTGAACCCAAACCCCTCTCCAGCATCTTCTCCACAACATTGCCCTCCGCCCAGCGGGTCAGTACCACTACAGCCTGCGGTGGAAGCAGCTCACCCTACTCAACCCAGAAAAACTCCCCCGCTGCACTGCGACGCGTGGGCTCCACGAACTCACGGTCGGGCAGCGCTAGCCACAACACCTCGCCCTATCAGGCGTCCGCAGGTTCCTCGTCAGGCCGCATGGGCTCGCCTCTCACGATGATGGACAACATTAACCCCCCGCTAACTAAGCAGCCCAGCCACTCGTCATCTCCAATCAGGGCTACTATGACCGCTGTGCCCCAGCACTACAGCTCCACCCTTCCCCGCTCCATGCTCCACAGCACTGACCCCTATGGACCCCAGAGTTACGACATTTACGAGAGGATGACGCGACCTGACAGCCtcacag ATGCCCTGGTTGATGATGCTGTTCAag GAATACGGAGCTCATACGCCAGTCAACACAGCCAGCTGGGTCAGGACTTAAGGTCAGCCATGTCCCCAGAACGTCACATTGCACCAATCTATGAGGATCGGACTTTCCAGGGCCCGTTGTACCGTAGCCCCAGCCACACCCAGCAGGGCACCCTCTACAGGAGCACCTCAG GGGTGGGGAGTCTCCAGCGGACATCCAGCCAGCGCAGTGCCATGACCTACCAAAGAAACAACTATGCTCTTAACACAGCAGCCACCTATGCTGATCCGTATCGCTCGGCACAGTACCGGCCCTCCGATCCAAACTACGCTCGCCAGGCTGTTGTGATGGACGATGGTGCCACACGCTCACCCTCCATAGACAGCATTCAGAAGGACCCCAG AGAGTTTGCGTGGCGCGACCCTGAGCTGACGGAGGTGATTCACATGCTTCAGCATCACTTCCCATCTGTGCAGGCCAACGCAGCTGCCTATCTGCAGCACCTGTGCTTTGGCGATAATCGAATCAAGGCTGAG GTATGTCGGATTGGAGGAATCAAACACTTGGTGGACCTGCTAGAGCACAAGGTCCTTGAGGTTCAGAAAAACTCGTGCGGAGCCCTGAGGAACCTGGTCTACGGCAAAGCGATGGACGACAATAAGATCGCTGTGAGGAACGCTGGAGGCATCCCAGCTCTGCTCCGCCTGCTCAGAAAGACGGTAGATGCAGAAGTGCGGGAGCTCGTCACAG GGGTGCTGTGGAACCTGTCGTCGTGTGACGCGGTGAAGATGACAATCATCCGGGACGCCTTAACCACCCTGACCAACACTGTGATCATCCCTCACTCCGGGTGGAGCAGCTCCACCTTCGACGACGACCACAAGCTGAAGTTCCACTCGTCACTGGTGCTGAGGAACACCACAGGCTGTCTGAG gaACCTGAGTTCAGCCGGCGAGGAGGCCAGAAAACAGATGCGTATTTGTGAGGGTCTGGTTGACTCACTGCTCTACGTCATCAAAGCCTGTGTAAACACCTCTGACTTCGACAGCAAG ATTGTGGAGAACTGTATTTGCACTCTAAGGAACTTGTCGTATCGTCTGGAGCTGGAGATGCCGCCGTCCCGGCTGATCGGGGGGCAGGAGCTGGATGGCTTACTGGGCAACGAGTCGCCCTGTAAAGAGATGGACTCCAGCTGCTGgggcaggaagaagaagaagaagaaaaagagcttGCAGGAAGACTCG TGGGACGGTGTGGGACCCATCCCTGGCTTCTCCAAGTCTCCCAAGGGAGCAGAGATGTTGTGGCACCCTGCGGTGGTTAAACCATACTTAACACTACTGGCTGAAAGCTCGAATCCTGCCACTCTGGAGGGTGCTGCTGGGTCTCTTCAGAACTTGTCAGCCGGCAACTGGAAG tTTGCAGCATACATTCGTGCAGCTGTGCGTAAGGAGAAAGGACTGCCCATCCTAGTGGAACTGCTGCGGATGGATAACGACAGGGTGGTGTGTTCGGTTGCCACCGCACTGAGAAACATGGCACTGGATGTCAGGAACAAGGAACTCATAG gGAAGTATGCGATGAGGGACCTGGTCAACCGTCTCCCCGGGGGAAACACCACCCTGCTGTCAGATGAGACCGTGGCGGCCATCTGTTGCACCCTGCACGAGGTGACCAGCAAAAACATGGAGAACGCCAAGGCCCTGGCCGACACGGGCGGCATCGAGAAGCTGGTCAACATCACCAAGGGCAGAGGAGACAG GTACTCTATGAAGGTGGTGAAGGCAGCTGCTCAGGTGCTGAACACACTGTGGCAGTATCGGGATCTACGTATCATCTATAAAAAA GATGGATGGAACCAAAACCATTTCCTCACCCCTGTGTCAACACTTGAAAGGGACAGGTTCAAGTCCCAGCCCACCCTCCCCACCAGCACCATTCAGATGTCCCCAGTCAACCACCCTG cTGCCAGTGCCACGTCGTCTCCTGCCATGCTGGGCATCAAAGAGCATAGAGACACTATCAAAGATTACCAGAGAGCACAGTCAACTATGCAATTTTATAATTTCCAAGGGGACAACAGTATTCATAAAAATCAGTATACAG GGTCTGTTAAGCCTTCTTCATATTACTACACATCGCCCACGAGAGAGGAGCCCAGGAGAACACAG CCTATGTATTTTCCAGAAGAGCCAGGCAGGAGGAATTACGACACGTACAGAATGTACCTGCAGCATCCCCATGGCTACGACGAGCCGTACCTGGAGGAGGTCATCACCTACCCGCCCGCCGTCGACTACAGCACGCAGCCTCACGgactgaaatccaccaccaatTACGTGGACTTTTACGCTAGCACACGGCGGCCTTCGTACAGGGCAGAGCAGTACCCCGGCTCGCCCGACTCCTGGGTATAG